Proteins from one Aquila chrysaetos chrysaetos chromosome 5, bAquChr1.4, whole genome shotgun sequence genomic window:
- the TEX9 gene encoding LOW QUALITY PROTEIN: testis-expressed protein 9 (The sequence of the model RefSeq protein was modified relative to this genomic sequence to represent the inferred CDS: deleted 1 base in 1 codon) encodes MVSTWHRTVHGKSGRSVSASHRLAAREETWLPRPPPAVPSSARRRLCQAYRPRRGGKQAVRAAVPRPTAEEGTAAEPPPPRRRPVARAKETPGSSLRANKMAAGGGSGVRRGGGLPGVRRPPGGPLPPAAAATGVLSGDLLAKEEEYKRLNAELEAKTEKLVRQAEEVIAGQQEILSRPVSVQTKSREDNRHRDPLCPEVSSLIHSHAELANKKKHASMPTAQSRPYSGSKGKRTTSSSKIRNVEVQSADDVAVLEDCMDFSLAKTISKIEEKLEKRGLPDCLDDDIIPSVGNEIGAEAQIRFLKAKLRVMQEELNSVVCECRKKDDENQNLKTRLKSTEEENTRLQRTINMQHSQTEKYKMLSQEANKKSEGLQQEVIALEKELENLKRVQKQAAIGQSATEVRLNRALEEAERYKVELNKLKQSNKDVANQELKTIEELKTENKKLQKQKGELMTGFKKQLKLIDILKRQKMHIEAAKMLSFTEEEFMKALEWGNY; translated from the exons ATGGTGTCAACCTGGCACCGAACTGTGCACGGGAAAAGCGGACGAAGCGTTTCAGCTTCTCACCGCCTGGCAGCAAGGGAGGAAACGTGGCtgccccgtcccccccccgccgtaCCCAGCAGCGCCAGGAGGAGGCTTTGCCAGGCGTACCGGCCACGGCGGGGAGGAAAGCAAGCCGTCAGGGCGGCCGTCCCTCGG CCTACGGCGGAGGAGGGGACGGCGGCAGAGCCGCcacccccgcggcggcggccggtTGCCCGGGCGAAGGAGACGCCAGGCAGCAGCCTCCGCGCGAACAAAatggcggcgggcggcggcagcggggtcCGGCGTGGCGGGGGCCTGCCCGGG GTGCGGAGACCGCCCGGCGGGCccctgccgcccgccgccgcggcgaCCGGCGTGCTGAGCGGCGACTTGCTGGCCAAGGAGGAGGAGTACAA GCGACTGAATGCAGAATTAGaagcaaaaacagaaaaactggtGCGTCAGGCTGAAGAAGTAATT gcaggccAACAGGAGATACTATCTAGACCAGTTTCAGTACAGACTAAGTCACGTGAAGACAACAGACATAG agatcCACTGTGTCCTGAAGTTTCATCTCTTATACACTCACATGCCGAG CTagcaaacaagaagaaacatgCTTCCATGCCCACGGCTCAGAGCAGACCATACTCTGGAAgtaagggaaaaagaacaacttCAAG ttcaaaaataagaaatgtggAAGTACAAAGTGCTGATGATGTTGCAGTACTGGAGGATTGCATGgatttttctttagcaaaaaCAATAAGCAAGATTGAAGAAAAACTAGAGAAAAGAGGCTTACCAGATTGCCTGGATGATGATATTATTCCAAGCGTTGGAAATGAAATTGGAGCAG AAGCTCAAATCAGATTTCTTAAGGCAAAGTTACGTGTTATGCAGGAAGAGCTGAATAGTGTAGTGTGTGAATGCAGGAAAAAG GATGatgaaaatcagaatttaaaaactCGGCTTAAAAgtactgaagaagaaaacaccagACTGCAACGAACAATCAATATGCAACATTCTCAGACTGAAAAGTACAAAATGTTGTCgcaagaagcaaacaaaaaaagtgaaggcCTACAACAAGAGGTCATTGCGCTAGAAAAG GAATTGGAGAATCTAAAGCGTGTACAAAAGCAGGCTGCAATCGGTCAGAGTGCAACAGAGGTTCGCTTAAACAGGGccctggaagaagcagaaaggtaTAAAGTGGAGCTGAATAAACTGAAGCAAAGTAACAAG GATGTAGCTAACCAAGAACTCAAAACAattgaagaattaaaaacagaaaacaagaagctgcagaaacaaaaaggagagCTAATGacaggttttaaaaagcagttaaagtTAATTGATATTTTAAAGAGACAGAAG atgcaCATTGAAGCTGCtaagatgctttcttttactGAAGAGGAATTTATGAAAGCTCTTGAGTGGGGAAATTATTGA